The Streptococcus oralis Uo5 genome includes a window with the following:
- a CDS encoding ABC transporter ATP-binding protein: MAHENVIEMRDITKVFGEFVANDKVNLQLRKGEIHALLGENGAGKSTLMNMLAGLLEPTSGEIVVNGQVVKLDSPSKAAGLGIGMVHQHFMLVEAFTVAENIILGSEITKNGVLDIAGATKEIKALSERYGLAVDPAAKVADISVGAQQRVEILKTLYRGADILIFDEPTAVLTPSEIDELMAIMKNLVKEGKSIILITHKLDEIRAVSNRVTVIRRGKSIQTVEIAGATNADLAEMMVGRSVSFKTEKQAPQPKEVVLSIKDLVVNENRGVPAVKNLSLDVRAGEIVGIAGIDGNGQSELIQAITGLRKVESGSVELKGKSIVGMHPRQITELSVGHVPEDRHRDGLILEMMISENIALQTYYKEPLSKNGILNYANITSHAKKLMEEFDVRAASEFVPAAALSGGNQQKAIIAREIDRDPDLLIVSQPTRGLDVGAIEYIHKRLIEERDNGKAVLVVSFELDEILNVSDRIAVIHDGKIQGIVSPETTNKQELGVLMAGGNLGKEKSDV, encoded by the coding sequence ATGGCACACGAAAATGTCATTGAGATGCGGGATATTACCAAGGTGTTTGGTGAATTTGTAGCAAACGACAAAGTCAACTTGCAACTGCGAAAAGGTGAAATCCATGCACTTTTAGGAGAAAATGGAGCGGGTAAATCCACTCTGATGAATATGCTGGCAGGACTTCTTGAGCCAACGAGTGGTGAAATTGTGGTGAATGGTCAAGTTGTAAAACTAGATTCACCATCTAAAGCCGCTGGTCTTGGAATTGGGATGGTTCACCAACATTTTATGTTGGTTGAGGCTTTTACAGTAGCTGAGAATATCATTTTAGGGAGTGAAATCACTAAAAATGGTGTTCTGGATATAGCTGGTGCTACTAAAGAAATCAAGGCTCTTTCTGAACGTTATGGTTTGGCAGTGGATCCAGCTGCTAAGGTAGCGGATATTTCTGTTGGTGCCCAACAACGTGTAGAGATCTTGAAAACGCTCTATCGTGGTGCTGATATCCTTATCTTTGATGAACCTACAGCCGTATTGACTCCTTCAGAGATTGATGAGTTGATGGCAATCATGAAAAACCTTGTCAAAGAAGGGAAGTCCATCATTTTGATTACCCATAAACTGGATGAGATTCGTGCGGTATCGAATCGAGTGACGGTTATCCGTCGAGGGAAATCAATCCAGACGGTTGAAATCGCAGGAGCAACAAATGCGGACTTGGCAGAAATGATGGTTGGACGCTCAGTCTCCTTTAAAACGGAAAAACAGGCACCACAACCCAAAGAAGTGGTCTTGTCTATCAAAGACTTGGTTGTCAATGAAAACCGCGGTGTACCAGCAGTAAAAAATCTTTCTTTGGATGTTCGTGCTGGTGAAATCGTCGGTATTGCAGGGATTGATGGCAATGGTCAATCTGAACTCATTCAAGCCATTACTGGTCTTCGTAAGGTTGAGTCAGGTAGCGTTGAATTAAAAGGCAAATCAATCGTGGGGATGCATCCTCGACAAATTACAGAACTAAGCGTGGGACACGTTCCTGAGGATCGTCACCGTGATGGCTTGATTTTGGAGATGATGATTTCAGAAAATATCGCTCTTCAAACCTACTACAAAGAACCACTCAGCAAGAATGGTATCTTGAACTATGCCAATATCACTTCACATGCTAAGAAATTGATGGAAGAATTTGACGTTCGTGCTGCCAGTGAATTTGTCCCTGCAGCTGCACTCTCAGGAGGGAATCAACAAAAAGCGATTATCGCTCGTGAGATTGATCGTGATCCTGATCTCCTTATCGTCAGCCAGCCAACTCGTGGTTTGGATGTCGGTGCCATTGAATATATCCACAAACGTTTGATTGAAGAACGTGATAACGGGAAGGCTGTCCTTGTTGTCAGCTTTGAATTGGATGAGATTTTAAATGTCTCAGACCGAATTGCTGTTATTCACGATGGTAAGATTCAAGGTATTGTATCGCCAGAAACAACTAACAAACAAGAACTTGGTGTCTTGATGGCAGGTGGAAACTTGGGAAAGGAGAAGAGTGATGTCTAA
- a CDS encoding ABC transporter permease has translation MSKKLQQISVPLISVFLGILLGAIVMWIFGYDAIWGYEELFYTAFGSLRGIGEIFRAMGPLVLIGLGFAVASRAGFFNVGLPGQALAGWILSGWFALSNPDMPRLVLIPLTVIIALIAGGIVGAIPGILRAYLGTSEVIVTIMMNYIVLYVGNAFIHAFPKDIMQSTDSTIRVSANATYQTPWLSELTGNSRMNIGIFFAIIAVCVIWFLLKKTTLGFEIRAVGLNPHASEYAGISAKRTIILSMIISGALAGLGGAVEGLGTFQNVYVQGSSLAIGFNGMAVSLLAGNSPIGILFAAFLFGVLQVGAPGMNAAQVPSELVSIVTASIIFFVSVHYIIERFVKPKKQVKGGK, from the coding sequence ATGTCTAAAAAATTACAACAAATTTCGGTTCCCTTGATTTCCGTATTCTTAGGAATCTTGCTCGGAGCCATTGTCATGTGGATCTTCGGATATGATGCTATCTGGGGCTATGAGGAGTTGTTCTATACAGCTTTTGGTAGCCTCCGTGGGATTGGAGAAATTTTCCGTGCCATGGGTCCTCTTGTCTTGATAGGTCTAGGTTTCGCAGTTGCCAGTCGTGCAGGTTTCTTTAACGTCGGGCTTCCTGGTCAGGCTTTGGCAGGCTGGATTCTCAGTGGTTGGTTTGCCTTGTCAAATCCAGATATGCCTCGTCTCGTTTTGATTCCATTAACAGTAATCATTGCTTTGATCGCAGGTGGAATTGTTGGTGCGATTCCAGGTATCCTCAGAGCCTATCTCGGTACGTCAGAGGTTATCGTGACCATCATGATGAACTACATTGTATTGTATGTGGGAAATGCCTTTATTCATGCCTTTCCTAAAGATATTATGCAAAGTACAGACTCAACGATTCGTGTTAGTGCCAATGCTACATACCAGACACCATGGTTATCAGAGTTGACTGGAAATTCTCGTATGAATATCGGAATCTTCTTTGCAATCATTGCTGTTTGTGTGATTTGGTTCTTGCTCAAGAAAACGACTCTCGGTTTTGAAATTCGCGCAGTTGGTCTCAATCCCCATGCTTCAGAGTACGCTGGTATTTCAGCAAAACGTACAATCATCCTATCAATGATTATCTCTGGTGCTTTGGCTGGTCTTGGTGGTGCTGTCGAAGGTCTTGGAACTTTCCAAAACGTTTACGTTCAGGGATCATCATTAGCTATCGGATTTAACGGGATGGCAGTTAGTTTGCTTGCTGGAAATTCACCAATTGGAATTCTCTTTGCAGCCTTCTTATTTGGAGTTTTGCAAGTAGGAGCACCAGGTATGAACGCAGCGCAAGTTCCGTCTGAGCTTGTTAGCATTGTAACAGCGTCTATTATCTTCTTTGTCAGCGTTCACTACATTATCGAACGCTTTGTCAAACCTAAAAAACAAGTTAAAGGAGGTAAGTAA
- a CDS encoding ABC transporter permease, giving the protein MSITTLLTLLVSSMLIYSAPLIFTSIGGVFSERGGVVNVGLEGIMVMGAFSGVVFNLEFAEQLGAATPWISLLVAGIVGAIFSLIHAVATVHFRADHVVSGTVLNLMAPALAVFLVKVLYNKGQTDNLSQTFGRFDFPVLADIPVIGDIFFKSTSLLGYIAIAFSFLAWFILFKTRFGLRLRSVGEHPQAADTLGINVYMMRYLGVIISGFLGGIGGAIYAQSISVNFSVTTIVGPGFIALAAMIFGKWNPIGAMLSSLFFGLSQSLAVIGSQLPFLQGVPAVYLQIAPYVLTILVLAAFFGKAVAPKADGINYIKSK; this is encoded by the coding sequence ATGTCTATTACAACATTACTCACCCTCTTGGTCTCTTCTATGCTGATATACTCAGCACCACTTATTTTTACGAGTATCGGAGGAGTTTTCTCTGAACGAGGTGGTGTCGTTAACGTCGGTCTTGAAGGAATTATGGTTATGGGAGCCTTTTCTGGGGTTGTCTTTAACCTTGAGTTTGCAGAACAACTTGGAGCAGCGACTCCTTGGATTTCCTTGTTAGTTGCTGGTATCGTGGGAGCTATTTTCTCCCTCATCCATGCAGTCGCAACGGTTCATTTCCGTGCAGACCATGTTGTCAGTGGTACAGTATTGAACTTGATGGCTCCTGCCCTAGCGGTTTTCTTGGTTAAAGTTCTTTATAACAAAGGGCAAACGGATAACTTAAGCCAGACTTTTGGACGTTTTGATTTCCCGGTTTTGGCTGATATCCCAGTGATTGGAGATATCTTCTTCAAGTCTACTAGTCTACTAGGTTATATCGCTATTGCCTTCTCTTTCCTTGCTTGGTTTATTCTCTTTAAGACACGCTTTGGTCTTCGCCTTCGCTCTGTCGGTGAACACCCTCAAGCAGCGGATACCTTGGGGATCAATGTCTACATGATGAGATATTTAGGGGTTATTATTTCAGGTTTCCTTGGGGGAATTGGGGGAGCGATTTATGCTCAATCAATTTCTGTCAACTTCTCAGTGACAACTATTGTCGGTCCTGGATTTATTGCCCTTGCTGCAATGATCTTTGGTAAATGGAACCCAATCGGTGCTATGCTTTCTAGTCTTTTCTTTGGACTTTCACAAAGTTTGGCAGTTATCGGTTCTCAATTACCTTTCCTACAAGGAGTGCCAGCGGTTTACCTTCAAATCGCGCCTTATGTCTTGACCATCCTGGTCTTGGCAGCCTTCTTTGGAAAAGCAGTTGCGCCTAAGGCAGACGGTATCAACTACATCAAGTCAAAATAA
- the plsY gene encoding glycerol-3-phosphate 1-O-acyltransferase PlsY, which produces MMTFVLLILAYLLGSIPSGLWIGQIFFQTNLREHGSGNTGTTNTFRILGKKAGMATFVIDFFKGTLATLLPILFHQQGVSPLVFGLLAVIGHTFPIFAGFKGGKAVATSAGVVFGFAPVFCLYLAIVFFGTLYLGSMISLSSVTASIAAVIGVLLFPLFGFILNSYDPLFILIILALASLIIIRHKDNITRIKNKTENLVPWGLNLTHQNPKK; this is translated from the coding sequence ATGATGACATTTGTATTATTAATTTTAGCTTATCTGCTAGGTTCGATTCCGTCTGGTCTTTGGATTGGACAAATCTTTTTTCAAACAAATCTGCGTGAACATGGTTCTGGAAACACCGGAACAACCAATACTTTCCGTATTTTGGGTAAGAAAGCGGGTATGGCAACCTTTGTGATTGACTTCTTTAAAGGGACTTTGGCCACTCTACTTCCTATTCTTTTCCACCAACAAGGTGTATCACCTCTTGTCTTTGGACTTTTAGCCGTAATTGGACATACCTTTCCTATCTTTGCAGGATTTAAAGGGGGCAAGGCTGTCGCAACCAGTGCTGGGGTTGTTTTCGGATTTGCGCCTGTCTTCTGTCTCTATCTAGCGATTGTATTTTTTGGAACCCTCTATCTAGGCAGTATGATTTCACTGTCTAGCGTTACTGCTTCTATCGCGGCCGTTATCGGAGTTCTCCTATTTCCACTATTTGGTTTTATCCTAAACAGCTATGACCCTCTCTTCATTTTGATTATCCTAGCACTTGCTAGCTTGATTATCATTCGTCACAAGGATAATATCACACGCATCAAAAACAAAACTGAAAATCTCGTTCCTTGGGGATTGAACCTAACCCATCAAAATCCTAAAAAATAA
- the parE gene encoding DNA topoisomerase IV subunit B, with product MSKKEININNYNDDAIQVLEGLDAVRKRPGMYIGSTDGAGLHHLVWEIVDNAVDEALSGFGDRIDVTINKDGSLTVQDHGRGMPTGMHAMGIPTVEVIFTILHAGGKFGQGGYKTSGGLHGVGSSVVNALSSWLEVEITRDGTVYKQRFENGGKPVTTLQKVGTAAKSKTGTKVTFMPDASIFSTTDFKYNTISERLNESAFLLKNVTLSLTDKRTEEAIEFHYENGVQDFVSYLNEDKETLTPVLYFEGEDNGFQVEVALQYNDGFSDNILSFVNNVRTKDGGTHETGLKSAITKVMNDYARKTGLLKEKDKNLEGSDYREGLAAVLSILVPEEHLQFEGQTKDKLGSPLARPIVDSIVAEKLTFFLMENGELASNLIRKAIKARDAREAARKARDESRNGKKNKKDKGLLSGKLTPAQSKNPAKNELYLVEGDSAGGSAKQGRDRKFQAILPLRGKVINTAKAKMADILKNEEINTMIYTIGAGVGADFSIEDANYDKIIIMTDADTDGAHIQTLLLTFFYRYMRPLVEAGHVYIALPPLYKMSKGKGKKEEVAYAWTDGELEELRKQFGKGATLQRYKGLGEMNADQLWETTMNPETRTLIRVTIEDLASAERRVNVLMGDKVEPRRKWIEDNVKFTLEEATVF from the coding sequence GTGTCAAAAAAGGAAATCAATATTAATAACTACAATGATGACGCCATTCAGGTGCTAGAAGGGTTGGATGCAGTCCGTAAACGTCCGGGGATGTATATCGGATCAACTGACGGTGCCGGTCTCCATCACCTAGTCTGGGAAATTGTGGACAATGCAGTCGATGAGGCCTTGTCTGGATTTGGTGACCGTATTGATGTGACCATTAATAAAGACGGCAGTTTAACGGTTCAAGACCATGGTCGTGGGATGCCAACTGGGATGCACGCCATGGGAATTCCAACTGTTGAGGTTATCTTTACCATTCTCCACGCTGGAGGAAAATTCGGTCAAGGCGGCTATAAGACATCTGGTGGTCTCCACGGGGTGGGATCTTCAGTCGTTAATGCCCTATCAAGTTGGCTGGAAGTTGAAATCACCCGTGATGGAACAGTCTATAAGCAACGTTTTGAAAATGGTGGGAAACCAGTAACAACTCTTCAAAAGGTTGGGACAGCAGCTAAGTCGAAGACAGGTACCAAGGTGACCTTCATGCCAGATGCCAGTATCTTTTCTACGACAGACTTCAAGTACAATACCATTTCAGAACGCCTTAATGAGTCAGCCTTTCTCTTGAAAAATGTGACCTTGTCTTTGACAGATAAGCGAACAGAAGAAGCGATCGAGTTTCACTATGAAAATGGAGTGCAGGACTTTGTTTCTTATCTCAATGAAGACAAGGAAACCTTGACGCCAGTCCTATACTTTGAAGGGGAAGACAATGGTTTCCAAGTGGAAGTAGCCCTCCAGTACAATGATGGATTTTCAGATAATATTCTATCCTTTGTCAATAACGTACGTACCAAGGATGGGGGGACGCATGAGACAGGACTCAAGTCAGCCATTACTAAGGTCATGAACGACTACGCGCGTAAGACTGGGCTCCTCAAGGAAAAAGATAAAAATCTTGAAGGTTCAGACTATCGTGAGGGACTAGCGGCCGTTCTTTCTATCTTAGTACCTGAAGAACACCTCCAGTTTGAAGGACAGACCAAGGACAAACTTGGAAGTCCACTAGCTCGTCCGATTGTGGATAGCATTGTCGCAGAAAAATTAACTTTCTTCCTCATGGAAAATGGAGAACTAGCTTCCAATCTCATCCGCAAGGCTATCAAGGCTCGTGACGCTCGTGAAGCAGCACGTAAGGCACGTGATGAGAGCCGTAATGGTAAGAAAAATAAAAAAGACAAGGGCTTGCTTTCTGGAAAATTAACCCCAGCCCAGTCTAAAAACCCTGCCAAGAATGAACTCTATCTGGTCGAAGGTGATTCTGCCGGTGGCTCTGCCAAGCAAGGTCGTGACCGCAAGTTCCAGGCTATCTTGCCCCTTCGTGGTAAGGTGATTAATACAGCCAAGGCCAAGATGGCAGATATCCTCAAAAATGAAGAAATCAATACCATGATTTATACCATCGGAGCGGGTGTCGGAGCAGACTTCTCTATTGAAGATGCCAACTATGACAAGATCATTATCATGACCGATGCGGACACCGATGGTGCCCATATTCAAACCCTCCTCTTAACCTTCTTTTATCGCTACATGCGTCCACTAGTCGAGGCAGGACATGTCTATATCGCCCTTCCGCCTCTTTACAAGATGTCCAAAGGGAAAGGCAAGAAGGAAGAAGTGGCTTATGCTTGGACAGACGGAGAACTAGAAGAACTCCGCAAGCAATTTGGCAAAGGAGCCACTCTCCAACGCTACAAAGGTCTTGGTGAGATGAATGCGGACCAACTCTGGGAGACGACTATGAATCCTGAAACCCGTACCCTCATCCGTGTCACCATCGAAGACCTAGCAAGCGCTGAACGCCGTGTCAATGTCCTCATGGGAGACAAGGTTGAACCACGCCGCAAGTGGATTGAAGACAATGTCAAGTTTACGCTGGAAGAAGCGACAGTGTTTTAA
- a CDS encoding aminoglycoside 6-adenylyltransferase — protein sequence MKNNSIKDMRRKYRSQEQMLRLILQTAKTLQVEAVAMSGSQTDKKAPKDEFQDYDVVYVVDDLDNLTSELSWLDQFGKRIIEQHVLLGHRRLYLMLFEDGNRIDLTLCPKDHIQEWVDSEAGFTVLEDEKGLFEPYSPSPQRFWTSPASAIDFEKACNEFWWVSAYVVKGICRKQVIYATDHLYGICQQELLKVLAWQVVSDRGTVDIGKNYKYLFNYLPAEKEKQFSNLLDFSSLDKITQSLFATMELFHQEAQFLAHKMGFDYDMEVAEKMIEYAKERLN from the coding sequence ATGAAAAATAACTCTATAAAAGATATGCGCAGAAAATATAGAAGTCAAGAGCAAATGCTGAGATTGATTTTACAAACAGCTAAAACTTTACAAGTTGAGGCTGTCGCCATGTCCGGTTCACAAACTGATAAAAAAGCACCCAAAGACGAGTTTCAGGATTACGACGTGGTCTATGTCGTGGACGACTTAGATAATCTGACGAGTGAACTTTCTTGGTTGGACCAGTTTGGCAAACGTATTATCGAGCAGCATGTCTTGCTTGGTCACCGTCGCCTCTATCTCATGCTCTTTGAAGATGGCAATAGGATTGATTTGACCCTCTGCCCCAAAGATCATATCCAAGAATGGGTGGATAGTGAGGCTGGGTTCACCGTTTTAGAAGATGAGAAGGGATTATTTGAACCTTATTCCCCGAGTCCTCAACGTTTTTGGACAAGCCCAGCTAGTGCGATTGATTTTGAAAAAGCTTGTAATGAATTTTGGTGGGTGTCAGCCTATGTGGTCAAGGGAATCTGTCGCAAGCAAGTTATCTATGCGACCGACCATCTCTATGGTATCTGTCAGCAAGAGTTACTAAAAGTCTTAGCTTGGCAGGTAGTAAGTGATAGGGGAACAGTTGATATCGGTAAGAACTACAAGTATCTCTTTAACTATTTACCTGCTGAGAAAGAGAAACAATTCTCAAATCTGCTTGATTTCTCAAGTTTAGATAAAATCACCCAGTCTTTGTTTGCTACCATGGAACTTTTCCACCAAGAGGCTCAATTCCTTGCTCACAAGATGGGATTTGACTATGATATGGAAGTAGCTGAGAAGATGATTGAGTATGCTAAGGAAAGGTTGAACTAG
- the parC gene encoding DNA topoisomerase IV subunit A, giving the protein MSNIQNMSLEDIMGERFGRYSKYIIQDRALPDIRDGLKPVQRRILYSMNKDGNTFDKSYRKSAKSVGNIMGNFHPHGDSSIYDAMVRMSQDWKNREILVEMHGNNGSMDGDPPAAMRYTEARLSEIAGYLLQDIEKKTVPFAWNFDDTEKEPTVLPAAFPNLLVNGSTGISAGYATDIPPHNLAEVIDATVYMIDHPTAKVDKLMEFLPGPDFPTGGIIQGRDEIKKAYETGKGRVAVRSKTEIEKLKGGKEQIVITEIPYEINKANLVKKIDDVRVNNKVAGIAEVRDESDRDGLRIAIELKKDANTELVLNYLFKYTDLQINYNFNMVAIDNFTPRQVGIVPILSSYIAHRREVILARSRFDKEKAEKRLHIVEGLIRVISILDEVIALIRASENKADAKENLKVSYEFTEEQAEAIVTLQLYRLTNTDVVVLQEEEAELREKIAMLAAIISDERTMYNLMKKELREVKKKFATPRLSTLEDTAKAIEIDTASLIAEEDTYVSVTKAGYIKRTSPRSFAASTLEEIGKRDDDRLIFVQSAKTTQHLLMFTTLGNVIYRPIHELADIRWKDIGEHLSQTITNFETNEEILYAEVVDQFDDATTYFAATRLGQIKRVERKEFSPWRTYKSKSVKYAKLKDETDQIVAVAPIKLDDVLLISQNGYALRFNIEEVPVVSAKAAGVKAMNLKADDALQAAFICNTSSFYLLTQRGSLKRVSIDEIPATSRAKRGLQVLRELKNKPHRVFLAGAVAEQGFVGDLFSTEMEENDQTLLVQSNKGTIYESRLQDLNLSERTSNGSFISDTISDEEVFDAYLKEVFKEDKANS; this is encoded by the coding sequence ATGAGTAACATTCAAAACATGTCCCTTGAGGACATCATGGGAGAGCGCTTTGGTCGCTACTCCAAGTATATTATTCAAGACCGGGCTTTGCCAGACATTCGGGATGGTTTGAAGCCGGTTCAGCGTCGCATTCTTTATTCGATGAATAAGGATGGCAATACTTTTGACAAGAGCTACCGTAAGTCTGCCAAGTCTGTCGGGAATATCATGGGGAATTTCCACCCACACGGTGACAGTTCCATCTATGATGCCATGGTCCGTATGTCTCAGGACTGGAAAAATCGTGAGATTCTAGTTGAAATGCACGGTAACAACGGTTCTATGGACGGAGATCCGCCGGCGGCTATGCGTTATACAGAGGCACGTTTGTCTGAGATTGCAGGTTATCTCCTTCAGGACATCGAGAAAAAGACCGTTCCTTTTGCGTGGAACTTTGACGATACCGAGAAAGAACCAACTGTCTTACCAGCAGCCTTTCCCAACCTTTTGGTCAATGGTTCGACTGGGATTTCAGCTGGATATGCTACGGACATTCCACCACATAATTTGGCCGAAGTTATCGATGCGACAGTCTACATGATTGACCACCCAACTGCCAAGGTGGATAAGCTGATGGAATTCTTGCCTGGACCAGATTTCCCGACTGGAGGGATTATCCAAGGCCGTGACGAAATCAAAAAGGCCTATGAAACTGGGAAAGGGCGCGTGGCCGTTCGCTCTAAGACGGAGATTGAAAAGCTAAAAGGTGGTAAGGAACAAATCGTTATCACTGAAATTCCTTATGAAATCAATAAGGCCAATCTGGTCAAGAAAATCGACGATGTTCGTGTCAATAACAAGGTGGCAGGGATCGCTGAGGTTCGTGATGAGTCTGACCGTGACGGTCTTCGTATCGCTATTGAACTTAAGAAAGATGCTAATACCGAGCTCGTTCTTAACTATCTCTTCAAATACACCGACCTGCAAATCAACTACAACTTTAACATGGTGGCGATTGACAATTTCACACCTCGTCAGGTTGGGATTGTCCCAATCCTGTCTAGCTATATCGCCCACCGTCGTGAAGTGATTTTGGCGCGTTCACGCTTTGACAAGGAAAAGGCTGAGAAACGTCTTCACATCGTTGAAGGTTTAATTCGCGTGATTTCGATTTTGGATGAAGTCATTGCCCTTATCCGTGCTTCTGAGAACAAAGCTGACGCCAAGGAAAACCTCAAGGTCAGCTATGAGTTTACAGAAGAGCAGGCTGAAGCTATCGTGACCTTGCAACTTTACCGTTTGACCAATACAGACGTGGTTGTCTTGCAGGAAGAAGAAGCAGAACTTCGTGAAAAGATTGCCATGCTTGCGGCTATCATTAGTGATGAACGGACTATGTACAATCTCATGAAGAAAGAACTTCGTGAGGTCAAGAAGAAATTTGCGACACCACGTTTGAGTACTTTGGAAGATACTGCGAAAGCAATCGAGATTGACACAGCTAGTTTGATTGCCGAGGAAGATACCTATGTCAGCGTGACTAAGGCAGGTTATATCAAGCGTACCAGTCCACGTTCCTTTGCAGCATCCACTCTGGAAGAAATTGGCAAGCGTGATGATGATCGTTTGATCTTTGTTCAATCTGCCAAGACAACCCAGCATCTCTTGATGTTCACGACTCTTGGGAATGTCATCTATCGACCAATCCACGAATTGGCAGATATTCGTTGGAAGGATATCGGTGAGCACTTGAGCCAAACCATTACCAACTTTGAAACTAACGAAGAAATCCTTTATGCAGAAGTCGTGGATCAGTTTGATGATGCGACAACCTACTTTGCAGCAACTCGCCTTGGTCAAATCAAACGCGTAGAACGCAAAGAATTCTCTCCATGGCGGACCTACAAGTCGAAGTCTGTTAAGTATGCTAAGCTCAAAGACGAGACAGACCAGATTGTAGCAGTAGCACCAATCAAACTGGATGATGTTCTCTTGATTAGTCAAAATGGTTATGCCCTTCGTTTTAATATCGAAGAGGTTCCGGTTGTTAGTGCCAAGGCTGCGGGTGTCAAGGCTATGAACCTGAAAGCAGATGATGCACTTCAGGCTGCCTTTATCTGTAACACCTCATCCTTCTACCTCTTGACCCAACGCGGTAGTTTAAAACGTGTTTCTATCGACGAAATTCCAGCAACCAGCCGTGCCAAACGAGGCCTACAAGTCTTGCGTGAGTTGAAAAACAAACCGCACCGAGTCTTCTTGGCTGGAGCAGTTGCAGAGCAAGGTTTCGTTGGTGATCTTTTTAGTACAGAAATGGAAGAAAACGATCAAACGCTCCTTGTCCAATCGAACAAGGGAACAATCTATGAGAGTCGATTGCAAGACCTCAACTTGTCAGAACGTACTAGCAATGGAAGCTTTATTTCAGACACCATTTCAGATGAAGAAGTTTTCGATGCTTACCTCAAAGAAGTCTTTAAAGAGGATAAAGCGAATTCATAA
- a CDS encoding branched-chain amino acid aminotransferase has protein sequence MTVAIDWENLGFAYMKLPYRYIAHYKNGQWDQGELTEDATLHISESSPSLHYGQQAFEGLKAYCTKDGSVQLFRPDENAKRLQRTCDRLLMPQVPTEMFVEACKAVVRANEEYVPPYGTGGTLYLRPLLIGVGDIIGVKPAEEYIFTIFAMPVGNYFKGGLVPTNFLIQDEYDRAAPNGTGAAKVGGNYAASLLPGKMAKSRNFSDVIYLDPATHTKIEEVGSANFFGITENNEFVTPLSPSILPSITKYSLLYLAEHRLGLTPIEGDVPIDNLDRFVEAGACGTAAVISPIGGIQHGDDFHVFYSETEVGPVTRKLYDELTGIQFGDVDAPEGWIVKVD, from the coding sequence ATGACAGTTGCAATTGATTGGGAAAATCTTGGCTTTGCTTATATGAAATTACCTTACCGTTATATCGCTCACTACAAAAATGGTCAATGGGATCAAGGAGAATTGACAGAGGATGCAACCTTGCATATTTCAGAGTCTTCTCCAAGTCTCCACTATGGACAGCAAGCATTTGAGGGATTGAAAGCCTATTGTACCAAGGATGGTAGCGTTCAACTGTTCCGTCCTGACGAAAATGCCAAGCGTCTGCAACGTACTTGCGACCGTCTCTTGATGCCACAAGTTCCGACAGAAATGTTTGTAGAAGCTTGTAAAGCAGTTGTGCGTGCAAATGAAGAATACGTCCCACCATATGGAACAGGTGGAACCCTTTATCTTCGTCCACTTTTGATTGGTGTTGGGGATATTATCGGGGTTAAACCAGCAGAAGAGTATATTTTCACCATCTTTGCTATGCCAGTTGGGAATTACTTTAAAGGTGGTTTAGTCCCAACAAACTTCTTGATTCAGGATGAATACGACCGTGCCGCTCCAAATGGTACAGGTGCGGCCAAAGTAGGTGGAAACTATGCTGCTAGTCTTCTACCAGGTAAAATGGCAAAATCACGTAATTTTTCAGATGTTATCTACCTAGATCCAGCTACCCACACCAAGATTGAGGAAGTCGGATCAGCCAACTTCTTTGGAATCACAGAGAACAACGAATTTGTTACGCCATTGAGTCCATCCATCTTGCCATCTATTACCAAGTATTCTTTGCTTTACTTGGCAGAACACCGCTTGGGCTTGACACCGATTGAAGGTGATGTTCCAATTGATAATTTGGATCGTTTTGTAGAGGCAGGTGCTTGTGGAACAGCAGCGGTTATTTCGCCAATTGGAGGCATCCAACATGGCGATGATTTCCATGTTTTCTATAGTGAAACAGAAGTAGGTCCTGTGACACGTAAACTCTATGATGAATTGACTGGTATCCAATTTGGTGATGTAGATGCACCTGAAGGATGGATTGTCAAAGTGGACTAA
- a CDS encoding DUF2969 domain-containing protein produces the protein MSKKDKKIEIQLTDAKVTVGKDSYEGYVLTIGKKVIGEIAELDSQFAIIKNGNVDSFYKKLEKAVEILIENYNLTK, from the coding sequence ATGAGTAAAAAAGATAAGAAAATTGAAATTCAATTAACGGATGCAAAAGTGACTGTTGGAAAAGACAGCTATGAAGGATACGTTTTGACGATCGGGAAAAAGGTTATTGGGGAAATTGCCGAATTAGATAGCCAATTTGCCATCATAAAGAATGGAAATGTCGATAGTTTTTATAAAAAACTTGAAAAAGCTGTGGAAATTTTGATTGAAAACTATAATTTGACAAAATAA